In Verrucomicrobiales bacterium, the sequence GCGCAGCAGGTTTTTGCGAAAACCGAGGCGTGAGGAGCGAGCGTATTGAGCGAAATACGTAAGCGACGAACAACGAAGGATTTCGCAAAAAGATCAAGCAAACGCGTGCTGAACGACTGCATGGATTGGGCTTCAGGCGGAGGCGGCACCCGGGCAAGGTCGGACGCCACACCTGCTGAAGCAGGAACTCCATACCCCGAAGAGCCTGGTCCCTTGTACGGAGTTCCGCCTTCAGGCGGAGGCGGCACCCGAGTAAGGTCGGACGCCACACCTGCTAAAGCAGGAACTCCATACAAGGGAACTGGTCCTCACCCGGATTCCCCCCCTTCACACACCGGAGTTTTCGCTGGCGAATCACCGGTAACCCGTTATGTTCGCCTCGTAGCGGGACGTCCTCCGCGGCCGTCCTGGCAGTTATGAATTTCAGGATGACCATCGCCCATGGACGGACGCGCACCGGATCGGCCTGCGAGCTTTCGTCCCACCCCCTTTCTCAATGAGCGCTCCCCTGAAGTTGCTGCTGGTAGAGGACAGTGACTCCGACGCGGAACTTTTGATCCATGCCCTGAAGCGAGCCGGGCTGAACGTGGTCTGGAAACAGGCTCAATCGGCCGCCGAACTCCGCGAGTTGCTCGCCCAGGAGTCCTGGGATGCCCTCATCGCCGACTTTGCCCTCCCTCAATTCAGCGCCATGGCGGCGTTGATGATCATCCGCGAACGGGAGCTAGATATCCCGTTTATCGTCGTCTCGGGTGTGGTCGGGGAAGAGACCGCCGTCGAGGCGATGCGTGCCGGAGCACATGATTTCGTCACCAAGCACAACCTCGCGCGCTTAGCTCCGGTGGTCGAGCGCGAGGTGCGCGGAGCCCGCGAGCGCAAAGCGTGGAAGGCGGCGGTCGAGGCCTCGCCCCCCGCAGAGGAGGACACCACCCATCTCAGCCCGAGTCGTTGGGAATGGTTTTTACCGCTGGCATCAGCGACGTCCCTGACCCTGCTGGTCACGGTGGGGATCGAACTGCTGCAAGAAATTTTCTTTGCCGGCATGCCACCGGGCAAGGCAGCTCTGGTCGTGGTCCTGGTGGCGGGGCCGGTCGCGGCCGCGAGCATCTACTACCTGCTCTCTAAGCGACGGGCGTTGATGCAAAAGATCATCGCCGAGTTTGTCGAGCGTCGGCGGCTCAACGAGATGAGCCATCGACTGGCGGAGCGAACTCGCGAGCTGGAGGCCAAGATCGAGGAGCGACAGCGCCGCGAGCGTCACCTCAAGGCTCAGCACGCGATCACGCGCATCATGGCGGGCACCGACCCTTTCGAGGAGGCTCTCCCATCGTTGCTCCAAAGCCTCTGCACCGTGCTACTGTGGGATGTCGGGGTTTTTTGGAGCCAGAACACGCCGGACGGGGACCTGGAGATCGCAGCCCGCTATCCCCAGGCGCTGGCGGCCCATTCGGCGGAAACCACCCCCCTACTCTTCGATCGATTGGCACATCACGCTCGCGACAGCCGCAAACCCCTGTGGATCCAGCCGCTCAACGATCCAGCGATCGCGCCGCCCGACATCCAGGGACTGAAGACATTTTATAGAACCGCCCTCGCCTTCCCGATCCGCCTCGGCCAGGACTTCCTGGGCGTGATGGTCTTTCTCACCACGGAGTCTCGCACGGCCGATCGCGAACTGCTGGAGCTGTTGGAGGACATTGGGAACCAGATCGGCCAGTTCATCGAGCGCCGCCGGGCCGAGACGGAACTGCAGAAGGCCCATGAGGATTTGGAACTGCGAGTACGCAAGCGAACGGCGGAGTTGGCCAACTTGAACGACGCGTTGAGCCGCAGCGAAAATAACCTGCGCCAAGCTCAGCAGATCGCGCATCTCGGCAGCTTTGAGGCTTACACGCCCTTCCACCTGTCGCTGGGAAACTATTGGTCGGACGAGGCCTGCCGGATTCTGGGGCTCGATCCCACGCGCACCAACCTTTCCCTGGAGAGCTTTCTTAACGAGCTGGTGCATCCGGAGGATCGAACCCGCATCCAGCAGGAGCTGAGCCGGCTGGAGGAAGGTCGATCTCCCTTCGAGCTGGAGCACCAGATCGTCCGCCTGGGCGAAGCGCCTCGCTTTGTGCGGATGCAGGCCGAGCCGTGCTTCGATGAGCAAGGGCGGCTGTTTAAATTGATCGGGACCATCCACGATGTCACCGAGCGAAAGCAGCTCGAGCAGCAGGTGCTGGAGGTGAGCGAGAACGAGCAGCGAAGGATCGGTCAGGATCTGCACGATGATCTGTGCCAGCATCTGGCCGGCATCGAGTTCATGAGCCACGCTCTGCAGCATCGGCTCGAGCATGAAGGGCATCGGGAGGCCGAGTTGGCGCGTCAAGTAGCCGACCTGGTGCGAGGATCCATCAATCAGACGCGCGGGCTGGCCAGGGGGCTTTCCCCCGTCCAACTGGAATCCCGCGGTCTCACGGCGGCGCTCCAGGATCTGGCCGCGCACGTGCAGCATGTGTTTCACATCAACTGCCAGTTGGCGGCCGACCCGCTGGTGGAAGTGCGCAACGTGACTGTGGCAACCCATCTGTATCGCATTGCCCAGGAAGCCATCAAC encodes:
- a CDS encoding response regulator, giving the protein MSAPLKLLLVEDSDSDAELLIHALKRAGLNVVWKQAQSAAELRELLAQESWDALIADFALPQFSAMAALMIIRERELDIPFIVVSGVVGEETAVEAMRAGAHDFVTKHNLARLAPVVEREVRGARERKAWKAAVEASPPAEEDTTHLSPSRWEWFLPLASATSLTLLVTVGIELLQEIFFAGMPPGKAALVVVLVAGPVAAASIYYLLSKRRALMQKIIAEFVERRRLNEMSHRLAERTRELEAKIEERQRRERHLKAQHAITRIMAGTDPFEEALPSLLQSLCTVLLWDVGVFWSQNTPDGDLEIAARYPQALAAHSAETTPLLFDRLAHHARDSRKPLWIQPLNDPAIAPPDIQGLKTFYRTALAFPIRLGQDFLGVMVFLTTESRTADRELLELLEDIGNQIGQFIERRRAETELQKAHEDLELRVRKRTAELANLNDALSRSENNLRQAQQIAHLGSFEAYTPFHLSLGNYWSDEACRILGLDPTRTNLSLESFLNELVHPEDRTRIQQELSRLEEGRSPFELEHQIVRLGEAPRFVRMQAEPCFDEQGRLFKLIGTIHDVTERKQLEQQVLEVSENEQRRIGQDLHDDLCQHLAGIEFMSHALQHRLEHEGHREAELARQVADLVRGSINQTRGLARGLSPVQLESRGLTAALQDLAAHVQHVFHINCQLAADPLVEVRNVTVATHLYRIAQEAINNAIRHGKADRIDIELRNGPNFAQLRVRDNGGGFDTAPSVEPKGMGLRIMHYRAGMIGASLQVASRSPRGVMVECNFKSEV